In Choloepus didactylus isolate mChoDid1 chromosome 18, mChoDid1.pri, whole genome shotgun sequence, a single genomic region encodes these proteins:
- the CCDC42 gene encoding coiled-coil domain-containing protein 42 isoform X1 codes for MSLGMMEEEDLAEYFRLQYGERLLQLLQKFPSMEEQSESPSIRLLEKKKEAKIMHEAMKQKKEIFRRKMEALNVRWEELGIKEAQLKAHIQKFEQFIQENDQKRIRALKKANKERELKRQRVRELAKAKQEIAALQLEHERLSAKLQDYSIFNKYLEKVVESSEFEEIHEVIARYKTLVSMHRDLMQSAQEGQEKLEQAKARLARYMEEKDDEILQHNNELSRLQMRFDRARSDVIIWESRWAHIQNTAAKKTLLLGTIKMATLNLFQIVSRQLMESTHVSLEDTHKQLDLIQQFIQDLSDIWAEVKKKDQ; via the exons ATGAGTCTGGGCATGATGGAAGAGGAAGATCTGGCCGAGTACTTCCGGCTGCAGTATGGGGAGcggctgctgcagctgctgca GAAGTTCCCTTCAATGGAAGAGCAGTCAGAGTCCCCATCCATCCGGCTactggagaagaagaaagaggccaAGATCATGCACGAGGCCATGAAAcagaagaaggag atcTTCCGGCGCAAGATGGAAGCTCTCAATGTGCGCTGGGAGGAGCTGGGCATCAAGGAGGCCCAGCTGAAGGCGCACATCCAGAAGTTTGAGCAATTCATCCAG gAGAATGACCAGAAGCGGATCCGGGCCCTCAAGAAGGCCAACAAGGAGCGGGAGCTCAAGAGGCAGCGCGTGCGGGAGCTGGCCAAGGCCAAGCAGGAGATCGCGGCCCTGCAGCTGGAGCACGAGCGCCTGAGTGCCAAGCTGCAGGACTACTCCATCTTCAACAAGTACCTGGAGAAGGTGGTGGAGAGCTCCGAG TTCGAGGAGATCCACGAGGTGATCGCGCGCTACAAGACCCTGGTGAGCATGCACCGCGACCTCATGCAGTCAGCGCAGGAGGGCCAGGAGAAGCTCGAGCAAGCCAAGGCGCGGCTGGCACGCTACATGGAGGAGAAGGACGACGAGATCCTGCAGCACAACAACGAGCTGTCGAGGCTGCAGATGCGCTTCGACCGCGCCCGCAGCGACGTCATCATCTGG GAATCTCGCTGGGCGCACATCCAGAACACCGCCGCCAAGAAGACGCTCCTGCTTGGCACCATCAAGATGGCGACGCTGAACCTCTTCCAGATTGTGAGCAGGCAGCTGATGGAATCCACCCACGTGTCCCTGGAGGACACGCACAAACAGCTGGACCTG ATCCAGCAGTTTATCCAAGACCTGTCAGATATCTGGGCAGAGGTGAAGAAGAAGGATCAATAG
- the CCDC42 gene encoding coiled-coil domain-containing protein 42 isoform X2: MSLGMMEEEDLAEYFRLQYGERLLQLLQKFPSMEEQSESPSIRLLEKKKEAKIMHEAMKQKKEIFRRKMEALNVRWEELGIKEAQLKAHIQKFEQFIQENDQKRIRALKKANKERELKRQRVRELAKAKQEIAALQLEHERLSAKLQDYSIFNKYLEKVVESSEESRWAHIQNTAAKKTLLLGTIKMATLNLFQIVSRQLMESTHVSLEDTHKQLDLIQQFIQDLSDIWAEVKKKDQ, encoded by the exons ATGAGTCTGGGCATGATGGAAGAGGAAGATCTGGCCGAGTACTTCCGGCTGCAGTATGGGGAGcggctgctgcagctgctgca GAAGTTCCCTTCAATGGAAGAGCAGTCAGAGTCCCCATCCATCCGGCTactggagaagaagaaagaggccaAGATCATGCACGAGGCCATGAAAcagaagaaggag atcTTCCGGCGCAAGATGGAAGCTCTCAATGTGCGCTGGGAGGAGCTGGGCATCAAGGAGGCCCAGCTGAAGGCGCACATCCAGAAGTTTGAGCAATTCATCCAG gAGAATGACCAGAAGCGGATCCGGGCCCTCAAGAAGGCCAACAAGGAGCGGGAGCTCAAGAGGCAGCGCGTGCGGGAGCTGGCCAAGGCCAAGCAGGAGATCGCGGCCCTGCAGCTGGAGCACGAGCGCCTGAGTGCCAAGCTGCAGGACTACTCCATCTTCAACAAGTACCTGGAGAAGGTGGTGGAGAGCTCCGAG GAATCTCGCTGGGCGCACATCCAGAACACCGCCGCCAAGAAGACGCTCCTGCTTGGCACCATCAAGATGGCGACGCTGAACCTCTTCCAGATTGTGAGCAGGCAGCTGATGGAATCCACCCACGTGTCCCTGGAGGACACGCACAAACAGCTGGACCTG ATCCAGCAGTTTATCCAAGACCTGTCAGATATCTGGGCAGAGGTGAAGAAGAAGGATCAATAG